In Magallana gigas chromosome 1, xbMagGiga1.1, whole genome shotgun sequence, the sequence GTAGCACGTCTTACGGCTTGGTCTCTCGATGCTCAAGACAGTAAATGTTATACTATAGTCCGTGACAAGCACATGCTTCACGGTGAACGTTTACCTTACGATCAAcgacataaaatgaaaatttttctttactcTGAAAAtactacatgatattatcattttatgtgtGTCGATTATAAATAAAGGTGCTAAAATATGTTGTAACAGTTGCTAATAACGTTTTTCGtagcccccaccccccccccccccccatcttgaAGTTTTTATGACTGTCAAAGTAGACTGTATTTAACTTTAGTCccaattgttttacacaaagATGTGAAACCATCGCACTGACAGGAAATCCACTCTACGCTTGAACGCACAGAAtacacaggtacatgtatagacCGGTGGGTCATCCGTGAAACGAGTGATCACAAGGAATTCTACCcgtatcaaacaattttactaatagTAACAACaattattgtttcattttactttGTTCTTAAATTGTTAAACGTGTTTTATGATGTTCCTCTCCGCAAAAAACCCATTAAACCTTCAATATGAAGTAATCGAGAGAATGAAAATTAACAGAACGaaactattttcttttaattctcTTTGATCCCGATAAACCAGTActttacaaatttaaatataatatattttagttttattaagTAAGGtaaattaagcaattttttgaaatatcgtTAGAGATATCGTATTATCTCGCACATACCCACATTACAAATGGAATACACGCATTCCAgagtttttttaaatgttatctgAACAGCTGGAGAAAAGAAGACAATATGTACATATCTATAGTCTGTTTAATAATTAACCAGCAATTCGGTAGAAACTACTTATCTTgtgaacattatttattttctattcaatattatatcaataaatcaatttttctataaacGTAAACTACTATCTTtctttttgtaattatttaaagttttcaactatcttttttattttactgcttaacattttttgaatacaGACTATAGACAGGTAAATTTAAAGGTATCACATTTGACTGAATGCGAGAATACGAGGTGGAGATGATCCCCGTTTTTACAGTGGGTAGACCTAACAATTACATAATCTTGCGTAATATCCTTAAGCGCTTAGCACATTAGATCAACTACTTAATTATGATTTCGGTGTTGTAACGGGCTTGCGGGAGGTGTTGGGGATGAGGGTTTAGTCCTGGTCTCCATCTCTCTCATCTTCACTCGAAGTTCCCGGTCAGACCCGGAATCAAGGACAACTGCTCTGTCAACTTCTTTGGCCGGCCCCACTGAACATCATACTACTCACCAACAGTGATCGTAATGTCACTCTCACATCGGAAGTATACACGACTCTGCACTTGAAAATTGTCATCGCACAAATACTGCACAAGAAAATGCCTATCTTCACGCACACCAGAACGCCTAGtcattgttttatgaaaatcacagaatatacctgtatatatcTTTTCAGGGCAACACTTagtttaaaactgaataaaaccCGTGTGATGTGAAGAAtcatacaattttaattatgaGTACCCTTTCCTTTGtgtttcaggcacgtagcatcgtttttgaaagtgtggggggggggggccagacccatccaaaaaatcttcacaagcaaaaaaaaaaaaaaacaaaaaggggGGAAAttaaaagtttccaaaaatcttcaaaatcctaatccatgggggggggggggggggggggggggggttagactcaactatacttccaaaaaaaaattcttccttaccaaaattttttccCTCCATATcatcaaattcctaatccgtgaggggggggggggggagggagggggtaATTTCCATTTGACTTCTccttttcttattttcatatcaattttttactcaCTTCCAAAAAaatgggggggccaactccattataattcatttttttatatgtaaattttaaaaatttgttgctgcgagaaaaagtggtgtggggggggggggcaggccccctgcccccccccccccccctgatgctacgtgcctgtgtttTGATTAGGAGAACTGATTTTCctttgaacatttaattgtgAGCATGTGTTTTTATAAGGCTACAACAAATCGGTCTACAGAGCTGGTTAAAATCAATTTTCCgaacaaattatgaattttttatcaaaacaatgaCGCTTGTTACAGCAATTATAAGGACGTGCTTTTCCGTAATATGAGCGATTAAGCTACTTTTAAAATTCGAATGAATTTTTAACGGTTTGATAGGataaaaagataatatatactattgaaaaaaaattatacatacctgaatatttataaagtaaaatatttaatttaagtaaataagtcttattaattttacattatcGGGTtagattttaaagtttaatctAATCGTATATCGATATATCAATAAGTTAGTAAAGCATGATTTTTCAACCACTTGCGGGCATGGCTCATTTCAATTTGGATTGTACAGATAACAGCATTGAAATATTACCCCAGTATTACCAAATTAACAGCAAatattagaaataaatatttaccttcaaaatatGTGATTTTCTATAAAGGGATCATGATTATCTTTATGCATTTGTTAACTTACATTTATGTTTAATGCatgttacatatttttttaatcgagGGAGATAACTCGTGTTCCTTTTCGATACTTTTTAACACCGATCGTTCAAACCGCGGGGGTGTTGTCATTATGGGTGATTGAACCGCGGCGGCACGCAGTTTTTACCTGAGACAGGTGTTTAAACCGCGTTGCAATTTGGACAGCGGGGGTGCACggaaaatacgggatccgcgttgacggtactgtaattttttatttttcagtcgCTAAATCAGCTCAAACTTTATCCATTATCTTATTGCTTGTAGGTAAAGTTTTTAACACctcaaaaaattgcatattatgaAGACACATAATCGATACTGTAgttgaaaaattattgttcagaCTGGCCTATTTTTAGACGTTCAATATTAAAAAGGGGTTTACCACAAATAAAGTTTGCAATTACTTCTATTGTACAAGCACATTTCAGACCCAGCGATTCTAACGTTTcgaagaacaaaaacaaatagtaaagaaatttgatttgtgATGCTATCTAGGCCAAAGAAGAGGGACAATGAGATTATAACGAATCTTACATTCTAATCAACCTTTCCCCATCAGGATGGAAACACCAAATATCTATCAAAAGAGGGATTTTTTTCAATACCTATACCACTCAGTCAACAACTGAATTTTCCTTTTTGCTTTAATCTGGAAAGGCGAATGGATGTCAGATTTATAGATTCAGTTACATTTGAGTCATATCGAAACTATCATGACGACTGAATAGCATTTATTCAGTTTTTGaatgtgcataattaaaaaaaagtttatttgtgACAATAAAACCCCTTTTCCAGTACACTGgtagcaacgttattgttgacgaACGACACGCACAATtatgatacacgaacgatcacgcacgatacacgaacgatcacgcacgacaCAGAAACgctcacgcacgatacacgcaCGACACAGAAACgctcacgcacgatacacgggCGATGACTAACTTACTGAATGTTAACGATACACGAACAATAACGTTAAATCACGCAAACAAACAATTCTGCaccattaaacacgcaaaatcaaaaatactttaagaaaacgttttgcttttatttatacTACAATATgcgtgtgtgttttttttttttttttttttttttaaagcggCATATACAGTAGCCATCCGCTGTTATATTTTGTACACgtaaacaatattatatagGATTCAAACACAAATTATTCTTTTGCCTCCATAACGAACATAGCCTTATcatgacttaaaaaaaaataaagaaataaagaacatGCATAAACTACAAAAAATTATACATCCGAGTTATTGTTTATGTAATCCGATTCCCttatgtttgatttatttatgcGAGATATAGGTCAATTTGTTACCTTGTTCAAAAGAATTTCGAGTTTTCACACCccatattttcacaatttacggtacataattgattttattctatttattctaaattttaaagcgtcTCAATAAGTTGATTTTTCTTTCGAATGTTTATACCATGTACAATGTACCAGAGGAGAATGCGTATCGTATTCTCATTTTAAAAGGAAACTGGGGATAGTTGTTTTGTGTTTAACGGGGGATTGGTAAGCTTTACCGCTTACATTCAATGTGTCtctcttgaaaatatttttaaaattatgtgtcaAGATGCCATAGATGCAATTAGTGCTTGATTTAGGCTGATTACAAAAGTATGCAAAACTAACTCGACCAAACAAAGGATTGACTGAGTTGTTGAAATACTTatcttaaaatgtatttaacgaCGAAAGAGGGAATAGCTTAAAATAATCAGCACGGACAAGATACataaagattaccaattttcaatgttctataaaaaaagttttaaattcacattgttgcattgtttaaataaaaaactacTTGTCGTTGTTTTTAGAATAAATCCTGGCattccgtaaaaaaaaaaattacaaaacaaaaaaaaccgcACAGTCATTCACggtaaaaaaacaacaaaccacTTTTTTTTTCCGATACATgcacgatcccgcacgttaAACGAACGATCACCAACATTACACGAACTATTTAACACAattggcttgtcaacaataacgttgttaccactgtataACGGATAAACAAATCGTGTTTACGGTCGAagatagtttgtatttaaatttgtcaatattttaagATTCTAATATACATTAAGTTACGTTAAGTTAAGTTAAGTAGGAAATGATTAATTAGGTGCACCTCTTCCGAATTAAATCTGTTATTTCGGTTAATCTTTTAAATCAATATGACAATTCATGGAATTATTTACACAAACAAgacacaaacaaaagaaaaaagaaaacccaaCTAAATCAAAACTTTGTTACATTGAGCTACAGTTGAACAATCTTAATCAATATATTACACCTTAAAATAAAACGTTTGCAAGACCAGGTTGAAATGGAACTTCAAGGCAGAACAGCACTTGTGACGGGCTTTGCTGGCACCATTGGATCGGTGATTGCTAAATCTTTAGCGAACGCCGGATGTGTCGTCATTGGGGTGGACAAAGTGAAACATGATATTGTACGGATGTCCATCGATGAAATAAAAGCAGAGTAAagcaaatttattttgaaatatttaaacatagaCGGATTAAACTGATTAAGTTTTGGTTTTCTGctttaaaagttaagattttgttttcctAATCATAAGAGAATGATTATAAGACGGAATGCCAACATATAATTACACTCTATAAgcaatttaaaacatttctttgggttatattttcccattttttcCACAGATGTAAACGAGATCTTAAATACTTCCAATGCGACCTTTTAAACAAAGAAGACATCCGTAAGGTTTTCCAAGATCTGAAGTCTGGACATGTTGACATTTTAGTTAATGCAGCTGGTATATATTCAATCTTTTTGACACATCCAtcccatccatccatccatccctacctcatttatttctttatcggTCCATCTTTTTATTAAACTATCCTTTTAATAATCCATTCATCCTTTGATTCATCAACCCAGCCAGCCAAAAATAATTTACCAAATCATTCAGTTATCTTTCTACAGGTCGATTATCAATCAACAGGGTTGAAGATTTGTCTGATGATGTTTGGGATGAAGATATAGGCGTCAATTTGACTGCACCATTCGTATTGATAAAACTGGTTATTGgcttaatgaaagaaaaaggtaaaatattaaattaaaaaaatatatgtattctatatttttgttttcaaccTGTGTTATATTTAGAGACAAATTGCGTTACTCTTGCATTTAAATTGGATGAAAGTAGTCTATTATTAAAAATGAGCGAACAATTGCCTCAGGTTATGTTCCGACCGTGCAACGGTAGAAGTAAGAGTAACTACTTAACAGATAATATATGCAACAATAGAAGCAAAACTCGTCTTGTTGGTGTTTGGCTTCTAATACATTGTGCATAAATGTACCAGAAAGAcgatttttatttctatttatcaaaaataagaggcagtttttgttttataaaatataaatatatttttttccgtttttgctgttttttctaatttcaggTTGGGGaagaattataaacatttcttcAAGTTTGGGAATAAAGGCAACAGGAAGTATATCAAGTTATATTGCCTCTAAGACTGGTCTTATTGGACTCACGAGggtaaaacttcatttttttataaacattttctaaaaGCCCATTTACGTGCTGTTttactatgttttttttaatggaatttTTGATGTAGAAAAATCCCTAGTCTGTTTCTTAAACATTTCCTAACAGCTTCTTTAATATAGTGACtatgtaataaaattgtttacctCCAGGGGAAAAATTCTTGCCTGatttttgaaatcatgaaaaatcaaagtactggagtactgacgggagttgattttatcgattttcatttatttaaaaatcaacttatcttgcatggcaattagagTCTAGTCTAtatttaaattacgcactttttcaTATTATAAATTACTAAAACTTTTCCAGcaaaaatttcgagaaaccccatacgaatcatgtgtaatatttaaggatatatttcaaactatgtattagtaatcgaaacaattttaaaaattgtatggatccaagcactattgacaTCGAACTCGTTATACAATCTTGTTCAACTatacgctcggctgtctccgttaatctcagACAAGCAAGAaagcctctctgcttgtcggagatttacggagacagccgagcgtttggttgaactgTATTAACCTCactaaactctggcgtaggaatacatgagactacaaaaatatctaaattgtttcgtattatataaaatctgactattttcaaagtgtttatagataagtttccttgataAACAATGCtccagcatacattacatcgaatttttctattatttttaagaactacgtcttgtcagcggtgatgttttgtgctgaggtccaaacactg encodes:
- the LOC117687845 gene encoding D-beta-hydroxybutyrate dehydrogenase-like, with the translated sequence MELQGRTALVTGFAGTIGSVIAKSLANAGCVVIGVDKVKHDIVRMSIDEIKAECKRDLKYFQCDLLNKEDIRKVFQDLKSGHVDILVNAAGRLSINRVEDLSDDVWDEDIGVNLTAPFVLIKLVIGLMKEKGWGRIINISSSLGIKATGSISSYIASKTGLIGLTRAVAVECADKGVTCNAICPTVVDTPFITSFMEHLQTATGKSFEETKEAARQSHPTKQFTTPEQIADLVVFLCSPAGQNMTGTAIPIDGGVTIA